One window from the genome of Pyxidicoccus xibeiensis encodes:
- a CDS encoding zinc metalloprotease, translated as MKKMWSSVVAVTTALSLTACQSEEPKPAADAADFQIVGGEVIDEAFFNDNKVGSCATVDFGPSEARRSPTPEEAQKFETRAQADNMVNVAWHVITNGTTGNVTDAQIAAQLKVLNDAYLGKGFQFQTVSIDRTSNSKWFSMTPGSRNETVAKQTLAKSPATTLNIYTAGPGQGLLGWAVFPWSYAESHYQNGVVLLHSSLPGGSAAPYNLGDTATHEVGHYLGLYHTFQGGCNNPGDSVDDTPAEASAAYGCPANRDTCAAAGADPIYNFMDYTDDACMNTFSAGQVARMAWAVSTYKPSL; from the coding sequence ATGAAGAAGATGTGGTCGAGTGTCGTTGCCGTGACTACCGCCCTGAGCCTGACCGCCTGCCAGAGCGAGGAGCCGAAGCCCGCGGCCGACGCCGCCGACTTCCAGATTGTCGGTGGAGAGGTCATCGACGAGGCGTTCTTCAACGACAACAAGGTGGGCTCGTGCGCCACGGTGGACTTCGGTCCCTCCGAGGCCCGCCGCTCGCCGACGCCGGAGGAGGCCCAGAAGTTCGAGACGCGGGCCCAGGCGGACAACATGGTGAACGTGGCGTGGCACGTCATCACCAACGGCACCACCGGCAACGTGACGGACGCGCAGATTGCCGCGCAGCTGAAGGTCCTGAACGACGCGTACCTCGGCAAGGGCTTCCAGTTCCAGACGGTGTCCATCGACCGGACGAGCAACTCGAAGTGGTTCAGCATGACGCCCGGCTCGCGCAACGAGACGGTGGCGAAGCAGACGCTGGCGAAGAGCCCGGCCACGACGCTGAACATCTACACCGCGGGCCCCGGCCAGGGTCTGCTGGGCTGGGCCGTGTTCCCCTGGTCCTACGCGGAGAGCCACTACCAGAACGGCGTGGTGCTCCTGCACAGCTCGCTGCCCGGCGGCAGCGCGGCCCCGTACAACCTGGGTGACACGGCCACGCACGAGGTCGGCCACTACCTGGGCCTGTACCACACGTTCCAGGGCGGTTGTAACAACCCGGGCGACTCCGTGGACGACACGCCGGCCGAGGCCTCCGCCGCGTACGGCTGCCCCGCGAACCGCGACACCTGCGCGGCCGCCGGTGCGGACCCCATCTACAACTTCATGGACTACACCGACGACGCCTGCATGAACACGTTCAGCGCGGGCCAGGTCGCGCGCATGGCGTGGGCCGTCTCCACGTACAAGCCGAGCCTGTAA
- the rpe gene encoding ribulose-phosphate 3-epimerase codes for MNRRPVRISPSLLSCDFGRLADEVRAVEAAGADWVHVDVMDGRFVPNITIGPVVVEAIKRVATKPLDVHLMIVEPERYVEAFAKAGADVLTVHVEASPHLHRTLQQIRNAGAKPAVVLNPSTPLSAIEEVLGEVEMVLLMSVNPGFGGQSFIESTVDKVRRLRAMFDERGLDTDIEVDGGINAETAKRVVAAGATVLVAGSYVFGSKDYAQAIRSLRP; via the coding sequence ATGAACCGGCGCCCCGTCCGCATCTCTCCCTCGCTGTTGTCCTGTGATTTCGGCCGTCTGGCGGACGAGGTCCGCGCCGTGGAGGCCGCGGGCGCGGATTGGGTTCACGTGGATGTCATGGATGGCCGGTTCGTCCCGAACATCACGATTGGTCCGGTGGTGGTGGAGGCCATCAAGCGTGTGGCGACGAAGCCGCTGGACGTACACCTGATGATTGTGGAGCCGGAGCGCTACGTGGAGGCGTTCGCGAAGGCGGGGGCGGACGTGCTGACGGTGCACGTGGAGGCGAGCCCGCACCTGCACCGGACGCTGCAGCAGATTCGGAATGCGGGGGCGAAGCCGGCGGTGGTGCTGAACCCGAGCACGCCGCTGTCGGCGATTGAAGAGGTGCTGGGCGAGGTGGAGATGGTGCTGCTGATGAGCGTGAACCCGGGCTTTGGCGGGCAGAGCTTCATCGAGTCCACGGTGGACAAGGTGCGCCGGCTGCGCGCGATGTTCGACGAGCGCGGCCTGGACACGGACATCGAGGTGGACGGCGGCATCAACGCCGAGACGGCGAAGCGGGTGGTGGCGGCCGGGGCCACGGTGCTGGTGGCGGGCAGCTACGTGTTCGGCTCGAAGGACTACGCGCAGGCCATCCGCTCGCTGCGGCCCTGA
- a CDS encoding NFACT RNA binding domain-containing protein, which translates to MSLRPVELEQVVAEVGARLTGAVAQKAWCPLSRLAYLELRVPGHSVVLCLCAEGELSRVSAAQERFPTPGEPAPFQRWLRGELTGFKLQGARWRDAERVVELDFEREDVRRRLVLELGAPGGLFLLSDSGRVLMHSGEGFAQRRNLYPGMAWTPPEPLPPEALAKGRSAPSRLVPVEGADLPYARAAEGLLGARDKTSRAESIRRRLAQPYRARLKRSSRTLEKVRAEAGRGPEAEEHRHVGELLAQNLYRLKRGATEVTLTEYTEEGEREVKVVLDPKRTPKEEADWHFHQYRRLLRGVEQARHREAELAREVAQAQSALEQIERMDEAMLLAQVEVLHLATGAEGAPEGRPFKEYVGHAGARIWVGRGSEDNDTLTFKVARPWHLWLHARGVPGSHVVLPLEKGQEVAQEVLLDAAHLALHHSGAKGEPRGEVSYVPVKFVRKVKGGGHGQVSFTREKTFVVRMEPERLERLLKSRHADAPSP; encoded by the coding sequence GTGTCGCTGCGTCCCGTGGAGCTGGAGCAGGTGGTGGCCGAGGTAGGAGCGCGCCTCACCGGTGCGGTGGCGCAGAAGGCGTGGTGCCCGCTGTCGCGGCTGGCCTACCTGGAGCTGCGGGTGCCGGGCCACTCGGTGGTGCTGTGCCTGTGCGCGGAAGGTGAGCTGTCGCGGGTGTCGGCGGCCCAGGAGCGCTTCCCCACGCCGGGCGAGCCCGCGCCCTTCCAGCGGTGGCTGCGGGGCGAGCTGACCGGCTTCAAGCTGCAGGGCGCCCGCTGGCGCGACGCGGAGCGGGTGGTGGAGCTGGACTTCGAGCGCGAGGACGTGCGCCGCCGTCTGGTGCTCGAGCTGGGCGCGCCCGGCGGTCTCTTCCTCCTGAGCGACAGTGGCCGGGTGCTGATGCACTCCGGAGAGGGCTTCGCCCAGCGCCGCAACCTGTACCCGGGCATGGCGTGGACGCCCCCGGAGCCGCTGCCCCCAGAGGCGCTGGCGAAGGGGCGGAGCGCACCCTCGCGCCTCGTCCCTGTCGAGGGAGCTGACCTGCCGTATGCCCGCGCCGCGGAAGGGCTGCTGGGCGCGCGGGACAAGACGAGCCGCGCCGAGAGCATCCGCCGCCGGCTGGCGCAGCCGTACCGCGCGCGCCTCAAGCGCTCCTCGCGCACGCTGGAGAAGGTCCGCGCCGAGGCGGGCCGGGGGCCGGAGGCCGAGGAGCACCGGCACGTGGGCGAGCTCCTGGCGCAGAACCTCTACCGCCTCAAGCGGGGCGCCACCGAGGTGACGCTCACCGAGTACACGGAGGAGGGCGAGCGCGAGGTGAAGGTGGTGCTGGACCCCAAGCGCACGCCGAAGGAGGAGGCGGACTGGCACTTCCACCAGTACCGGCGCCTCCTGCGCGGCGTGGAGCAGGCGCGCCACCGCGAGGCGGAGCTGGCCCGCGAGGTGGCGCAGGCGCAGTCCGCGCTCGAGCAGATTGAGCGGATGGACGAGGCCATGCTGCTGGCGCAGGTGGAGGTGCTGCACCTGGCCACGGGCGCCGAGGGGGCGCCGGAGGGGCGGCCCTTCAAGGAGTACGTGGGCCACGCCGGGGCGCGCATCTGGGTGGGCCGCGGCTCCGAGGACAACGACACGCTGACCTTCAAGGTCGCCCGGCCGTGGCACCTGTGGCTGCACGCGCGCGGCGTCCCGGGCAGCCACGTGGTGCTCCCGCTGGAGAAGGGCCAGGAGGTGGCGCAGGAGGTGCTGCTGGACGCGGCGCACCTGGCGCTGCACCACTCGGGCGCCAAGGGCGAGCCGCGCGGCGAGGTCAGCTACGTGCCGGTGAAGTTCGTGCGCAAGGTGAAGGGCGGCGGGCACGGGCAGGTGAGCTTCACGCGGGAGAAGACCTTCGTCGTGCGCATGGAGCCCGAGCGGCTGGAGCGGCTGCTCAAGTCCCGCCACGCGGACGCTCCCTCGCCCTGA
- the pyk gene encoding pyruvate kinase translates to MRRAKIVCTLGPASQSQEMLEALLENGMDVARLNFSHGSHEQHAENIAKLRAASLKVRKAVGILGDLQGPKIRTGRFVKGSTELKEGGTFHITTDETVPGTDDIVSTTYPFLAADVNPGDRILLDDGLLELHVLETDKQKLIKTRVIHGGTLKNNKGINLPGVAVRADALTPKDREDLVFGIKAGVDFIALSFVRQPSDMDTARQAMAEVGRQVPIIAKLEKPEAIARLDAILDKTDGVMVARGDLGVEIPPEEVPAVQKDIIRRSNLRGLPVIVATQMLNSMIDNPRPTRAEASDVANAVYDGADAVMLSGETASGKFPIESVQMMERIILAAESSSRSQVVPRFIEAPLGLPQHFPDVIARVACEAAKASGASLIAAFTLSGVTARLLAHYRPPVPIVAFSPNQEVRRRLALLWGVVPRVLEPIQETEAMVRRVEEELLARGLGRKGDRIVIVFGAPVGQPGKINSLRLHTIG, encoded by the coding sequence ATGCGAAGAGCGAAGATTGTCTGCACCCTCGGTCCCGCGAGTCAGAGCCAGGAGATGCTGGAAGCGCTCCTGGAGAACGGGATGGATGTCGCCCGCCTCAACTTCTCCCACGGCAGCCACGAGCAGCACGCGGAGAACATCGCCAAGCTGCGCGCCGCCTCGCTGAAGGTGCGCAAGGCGGTGGGCATCCTCGGTGACCTCCAGGGCCCGAAGATTCGCACCGGCCGGTTCGTCAAGGGCAGCACCGAGCTGAAGGAAGGCGGCACCTTCCACATCACCACGGACGAGACGGTGCCGGGCACGGACGACATCGTGTCCACCACGTACCCGTTCCTGGCGGCGGACGTGAATCCGGGCGACCGCATCCTCCTGGACGACGGCTTGCTGGAGCTGCACGTCCTGGAGACGGACAAGCAGAAGCTCATCAAGACGCGCGTCATCCACGGCGGCACGCTGAAGAACAACAAGGGCATCAACCTGCCCGGCGTGGCGGTGCGCGCGGATGCGCTCACGCCCAAGGACCGCGAGGACCTGGTCTTCGGAATCAAGGCCGGCGTGGACTTCATCGCCCTGTCTTTCGTGCGTCAGCCGTCGGACATGGACACCGCCCGCCAGGCCATGGCCGAGGTGGGGCGGCAGGTGCCCATCATCGCCAAGCTGGAGAAGCCGGAGGCCATCGCCCGGCTGGACGCCATCCTCGACAAGACGGACGGCGTCATGGTGGCGCGTGGTGACCTCGGCGTGGAGATTCCCCCCGAGGAGGTGCCGGCCGTCCAGAAGGACATCATCCGGCGCTCCAACCTGCGCGGCCTGCCCGTCATCGTGGCCACGCAGATGCTGAACTCGATGATTGACAACCCGCGCCCCACGCGCGCCGAGGCGAGCGACGTGGCCAACGCCGTGTACGACGGCGCGGACGCGGTGATGCTCTCGGGCGAGACGGCGAGCGGCAAGTTCCCCATCGAGTCCGTGCAGATGATGGAGCGCATCATCCTGGCGGCGGAGTCCTCGTCGCGCTCCCAGGTCGTGCCGCGCTTCATCGAGGCCCCGCTGGGGCTGCCCCAGCACTTCCCGGACGTGATTGCCCGGGTGGCGTGCGAGGCGGCCAAGGCGAGCGGAGCGTCGCTGATTGCCGCCTTCACCCTGTCGGGCGTGACGGCGCGGCTGCTGGCGCACTACCGGCCGCCGGTGCCGATTGTCGCCTTCAGCCCCAACCAGGAAGTGCGGCGCCGGCTGGCGCTGCTGTGGGGCGTGGTGCCGCGCGTGCTGGAGCCCATCCAGGAGACGGAGGCCATGGTGCGGCGCGTGGAGGAGGAACTCCTCGCGCGAGGCCTGGGCCGCAAGGGCGACCGCATCGTCATCGTCTTCGGTGCGCCGGTGGGCCAGCCCGGGAAGATCAACAGCCTCCGGCTGCACACCATCGGCTGA
- a CDS encoding response regulator, with protein sequence MAPPVVLISDDEPLIVSALAREAKRSGLTCISDTTSERVLELAREHRPAVIILDINQHQDGRDLLAQLKQDPSTRDCKVIILSGVEDQFTRHVCFELGADDYEVKPFDPTFMTRVARLATTVARTRA encoded by the coding sequence ATGGCGCCCCCCGTCGTCCTCATCTCCGATGACGAACCCCTCATCGTCTCGGCCCTTGCACGCGAGGCGAAGCGGTCAGGGCTGACGTGTATCTCGGACACCACGTCCGAGCGCGTCCTCGAGCTGGCCCGGGAGCACCGCCCCGCCGTCATCATCCTGGACATCAACCAGCACCAGGACGGACGCGACCTCCTCGCCCAGCTCAAGCAGGACCCGTCCACCCGCGACTGCAAGGTCATCATCCTCAGCGGCGTCGAGGACCAGTTCACCCGCCACGTCTGCTTCGAGCTCGGCGCAGACGACTACGAGGTGAAGCCCTTCGACCCCACCTTCATGACCCGCGTCGCACGCCTCGCCACCACGGTCGCCCGTACCCGCGCCTAG
- a CDS encoding GAF and HD-GYP domain-containing protein — MLSQPAQPQPPDLGRRLAKLTSILDVAKAMSAEHDLDLLLPLILFEATKVVEADRCSLFILDRERNELWSKVAQGSKSEIRLPVGSGIAGQVAQTGTVINIPDAYSDPRFNRSFDVSSGYQTKTILCVPMRDAHGEVTGVIQALNKLDGGFNAEDEELLLALGAQAAGAIENALLHEEINRLFEGFVSASVVAIEARDPTTAGHSGRVADLTVTMAQALEHLTTGPYANVRFSAVELQELRYASLLHDFGKVGVREPVLVKAEKLYPHELEGLRARFQLARKDLQLQSYRRRLEAVRIRGDRFLAEIEGEENERLTTELKKLDEVFDFILTCNRPTVLAQGGFERLHELGKLQYSDAHDQAQPLLLPREIQSLSITRGTLSPEERREIESHVEHTYRFLTQIPWTRTLRRVPEIAYAHHEKLDGTGYPRAEKAIPVQSRMMSISDIYDALTASDRPYKKAVPHTLALDILKREADSGQLDKELFTVFVEAEIPRRALHGNKAP; from the coding sequence GTGCTTTCCCAGCCCGCCCAGCCACAGCCTCCCGACCTCGGCCGCCGCCTGGCGAAGCTGACGTCCATCCTGGATGTCGCCAAGGCGATGAGCGCCGAGCACGACCTCGACCTGCTCCTCCCCCTCATCCTCTTCGAAGCCACCAAGGTGGTGGAGGCGGACCGCTGCTCGCTCTTCATCCTGGACCGCGAGCGCAACGAGCTGTGGAGCAAGGTGGCCCAGGGCTCCAAGAGCGAAATCCGCCTCCCCGTCGGCAGCGGCATCGCCGGCCAGGTCGCCCAGACGGGCACCGTCATCAACATCCCCGACGCCTACTCGGACCCGCGCTTCAACCGCTCGTTCGACGTGTCCAGCGGCTACCAGACGAAGACCATCCTCTGCGTCCCCATGCGCGACGCCCACGGCGAGGTGACGGGCGTCATCCAGGCCCTCAACAAGCTCGACGGCGGCTTCAACGCCGAGGACGAGGAGCTGCTGCTCGCCCTGGGCGCCCAGGCCGCCGGCGCAATCGAGAACGCCCTGCTCCACGAGGAAATCAACCGCCTCTTCGAGGGCTTCGTCTCCGCCTCCGTCGTCGCCATCGAAGCCAGAGACCCGACCACCGCGGGCCACTCCGGCCGCGTGGCCGACCTCACCGTGACGATGGCCCAGGCGCTGGAGCACCTGACCACCGGCCCCTACGCCAACGTGCGCTTCTCCGCCGTGGAGCTCCAGGAGCTGCGCTACGCGTCGCTGCTGCACGACTTCGGCAAGGTGGGCGTGCGCGAGCCGGTGCTCGTCAAGGCGGAGAAGCTCTACCCGCACGAGCTGGAGGGCCTGCGCGCCCGCTTCCAGCTCGCCCGCAAGGACTTGCAGCTCCAGAGCTACCGCCGCCGGCTGGAGGCCGTGAGGATTCGCGGCGACCGGTTCCTGGCGGAAATCGAGGGCGAGGAGAACGAGCGCCTCACCACCGAGCTGAAGAAGCTCGACGAGGTCTTCGACTTCATCCTCACCTGCAACCGCCCCACCGTGCTCGCCCAGGGCGGCTTCGAGCGCCTCCACGAGCTGGGCAAGCTCCAGTACTCGGACGCCCACGACCAGGCGCAGCCCCTGCTCCTGCCCCGCGAAATCCAGTCGCTCTCCATCACCCGCGGCACCCTCTCTCCCGAGGAGCGCCGCGAAATCGAGAGCCACGTCGAGCACACCTACCGCTTCCTCACCCAGATTCCGTGGACGCGCACCCTGCGCCGGGTGCCCGAAATCGCCTACGCGCACCACGAGAAGCTCGACGGCACCGGCTACCCGCGCGCCGAGAAGGCCATCCCCGTCCAGTCCCGGATGATGTCCATCTCCGACATCTACGACGCGCTCACCGCCAGCGACCGGCCCTACAAGAAGGCCGTGCCCCACACGCTCGCGCTCGACATCCTCAAGCGCGAGGCGGACTCCGGCCAGCTCGACAAGGAGCTGTTCACCGTCTTCGTCGAGGCCGAGATTCCCCGCCGCGCGCTCCACGGGAACAAGGCGCCCTGA
- a CDS encoding glycoside hydrolase family 1 protein: MSASVPTTEPTSEPTATRTTELATFPADFTFGVATSAYQVEGGIENDWAEWERAGKLKEPHARCGRAVDHWNRYEEDYGLARAVGATAFRISLEWARIEPERGRYDGAVLEAYRERLLKMKARGLRPVVTLHHFTHPTWFHRETPWHLPASVDAFRQYARQCAALLEGLDALIISFNEPMVLLLGGYLQGAIPPGIADGNLTMRALENMVRAHVAAREELLARLGRVELGISQNMLAFAPDRWWHPMDRALVRLSAQAYNHAFHEALASGKLRITMPGVASTRVDIPAARDSAEFIGVNYYTRAHLRFVPRPPFIEFKYRDTRGRGLTDIGWEDWPEGFLQTLREVKRYGRPVWITENGIDDRGGARRPHYLHSHLAQVLAARAHGVDVRGYLYWSLLDNFEWLEAWGPRFGLYHVDFDTLERRPTPACAWFKAVATGRKLIPPDSAMVPRSVSENGTEARDAG, from the coding sequence ATGAGCGCCTCCGTGCCCACCACCGAGCCCACTTCCGAGCCCACCGCCACGCGAACCACCGAGCTGGCCACCTTCCCCGCGGACTTCACCTTCGGCGTCGCGACGTCGGCGTACCAGGTGGAGGGCGGCATCGAGAACGACTGGGCCGAGTGGGAGCGCGCCGGGAAGCTGAAGGAGCCCCACGCCCGCTGCGGCCGCGCGGTGGACCACTGGAACCGCTACGAGGAGGACTACGGCCTGGCGCGCGCGGTGGGCGCCACCGCGTTCCGCATCTCCCTGGAGTGGGCGCGAATCGAGCCCGAGCGCGGGCGGTACGACGGCGCGGTGCTGGAGGCGTACCGCGAGCGGCTCCTCAAGATGAAGGCCCGGGGGCTGCGGCCGGTGGTGACACTGCACCACTTCACCCACCCCACCTGGTTCCACCGCGAGACGCCGTGGCACCTGCCAGCCAGCGTGGACGCCTTCCGCCAGTACGCGCGCCAGTGCGCGGCGCTGCTCGAGGGGCTGGACGCGCTCATCATCTCCTTCAACGAGCCGATGGTGCTGCTGCTGGGCGGCTACCTCCAGGGCGCCATCCCACCAGGCATCGCCGATGGCAACCTCACCATGCGGGCGCTGGAGAACATGGTGCGCGCGCACGTGGCCGCGCGCGAGGAGCTGCTGGCGCGGCTGGGCCGCGTGGAGCTGGGCATCTCCCAGAACATGCTCGCCTTCGCGCCGGACCGGTGGTGGCACCCGATGGACCGCGCGCTGGTGCGGCTGAGCGCCCAGGCCTACAACCACGCCTTCCACGAGGCGCTGGCCAGCGGGAAGCTGCGCATCACCATGCCGGGCGTGGCCTCCACGCGCGTGGACATCCCCGCCGCGCGGGACTCGGCGGAGTTCATCGGGGTGAACTACTACACCCGCGCGCACCTGCGCTTCGTGCCGCGCCCGCCCTTCATCGAGTTCAAGTACCGCGACACGCGGGGCCGCGGCCTCACCGACATCGGCTGGGAGGACTGGCCCGAGGGCTTCCTCCAGACGCTGCGCGAGGTGAAGCGCTACGGGCGGCCGGTGTGGATTACGGAGAACGGCATCGATGACCGCGGCGGCGCGCGCCGGCCCCACTACCTCCACTCGCACCTGGCCCAGGTGCTGGCCGCGCGGGCGCATGGCGTGGACGTGCGCGGCTATCTCTATTGGAGCCTGCTCGACAACTTCGAGTGGCTGGAGGCCTGGGGGCCGCGCTTCGGCCTGTACCACGTGGACTTCGACACGCTGGAGCGCCGCCCCACCCCCGCCTGCGCCTGGTTTAAAGCCGTGGCTACCGGGCGAAAGCTGATTCCCCCGGATTCTGCAATGGTCCCCAGGTCGGTGTCCGAAAATGGGACAGAGGCTCGCGACGCTGGCTGA
- the tssI gene encoding type VI secretion system Vgr family protein yields the protein MPRDDSPAFSVQIGAYGPEAVSVAGVSGTEAVSRLYDFRVDFFTVDGEPLKVADLVGQDALVTLSVRDSGPRYIHGWVREVESLGLKMGRRRYRAHVVPKVWRLTQVHRSRIFQGKSVPEILKTVLGESGVDVKPSLSGSYAAREYCVQYRESDFAFLSRLMEWEGIFYFFEHTENGHSLVLGDTPSVHAPLPQGQALPLRPSLGKEAVDGEYVSALEVVHRLRPGAVHLKDFDFEKPALDVSGKAKAPEGVAALELYEYPAGYVAPGVGRTAARVRQEEAGAGGCTLTGSAIAPRLTPGYVLEVDAPEDGTFAGEYLVTEVVHSGVQPDVTAGSETLQGLYRNQFQLLPKAVPYRPRRLTPLPQIAGPQTATVVGPAGEEVHTDVHGRIKVQFHWDREGKQDEKSSCWVRVGQPWGGAAWGDLWLPRIGQEVVVRFLEGDPDRPLIASAVYNGANAVPYPLPDEKTKSTRKSASSLGSDGFNEVRVEDAAGEEEVFTHAQKDEDLLTENDKDQEVKGYEDLLVMKDRKRTVEGHQTLAVTKDDVSVIKGNQTLTVQKNRDTHTAESHDESVEGNQSMKVGKVRTLNISLARMENVGAAKAVTIGAGYSVNVGLAFNESTGGVKTLEVGAALSELVEGARQEVVGKERQRKVGGEDAESVDGNRTLVVGKDLQEQVAARTEMTVKDAAAWLAKRFELKADTFTLTVNGKLALRIEKSGKVQLFGKTVTLES from the coding sequence ATGCCTCGTGATGATTCGCCAGCGTTCTCCGTGCAGATCGGCGCATATGGCCCAGAGGCCGTGAGTGTCGCGGGAGTGTCCGGCACGGAGGCAGTCAGCCGACTGTACGACTTCCGTGTGGACTTCTTCACCGTGGACGGCGAGCCGCTGAAGGTGGCCGACCTGGTGGGCCAGGACGCGCTGGTGACGCTATCGGTGAGAGACAGCGGTCCGAGGTACATCCACGGCTGGGTGCGGGAGGTGGAGTCGCTGGGGCTGAAGATGGGCCGCCGCCGCTATCGAGCCCACGTGGTGCCGAAGGTGTGGCGACTGACCCAGGTGCATCGCAGCCGCATCTTCCAGGGCAAGAGCGTGCCCGAAATCCTCAAGACGGTGCTGGGGGAATCGGGCGTGGACGTGAAGCCGTCGCTGTCGGGTAGTTATGCGGCGCGCGAGTATTGCGTGCAGTACCGCGAATCGGATTTCGCCTTCTTGAGCAGGCTGATGGAGTGGGAGGGCATCTTCTACTTCTTCGAGCACACCGAAAACGGGCACTCGCTGGTGCTGGGCGATACGCCGAGCGTGCATGCGCCGCTGCCGCAAGGGCAGGCGTTGCCGCTGCGGCCAAGCCTGGGCAAGGAGGCCGTGGACGGCGAGTATGTCTCAGCGCTGGAAGTCGTCCACCGACTCAGGCCTGGAGCGGTTCACCTGAAGGACTTCGACTTCGAGAAGCCCGCGCTGGACGTCTCCGGCAAGGCCAAGGCGCCTGAAGGCGTGGCCGCGCTGGAACTGTATGAGTACCCGGCCGGCTACGTGGCGCCGGGCGTGGGCAGGACTGCGGCGCGCGTGCGCCAGGAAGAGGCGGGCGCCGGAGGCTGCACGCTGACCGGCTCCGCCATCGCACCACGGCTGACGCCGGGGTACGTGCTGGAGGTGGACGCGCCAGAGGACGGCACCTTCGCGGGCGAGTACCTCGTCACCGAGGTGGTGCACTCGGGGGTGCAGCCGGACGTAACGGCTGGCAGTGAAACGCTGCAGGGGTTGTACCGCAACCAGTTCCAGCTGTTACCAAAGGCGGTGCCCTACCGGCCGCGGCGGCTGACGCCGCTGCCGCAGATTGCCGGTCCGCAGACGGCAACCGTGGTGGGCCCGGCAGGCGAGGAAGTCCACACGGATGTGCACGGGCGCATCAAGGTGCAGTTCCACTGGGACCGGGAGGGCAAGCAGGACGAGAAGTCCTCGTGCTGGGTGCGGGTGGGCCAGCCGTGGGGCGGAGCGGCCTGGGGAGACCTGTGGCTGCCGCGAATCGGCCAGGAGGTGGTGGTGCGCTTCCTGGAGGGCGACCCGGATCGGCCGCTGATCGCGAGTGCTGTCTACAACGGTGCCAACGCGGTGCCGTACCCACTGCCGGACGAGAAGACCAAGAGCACGCGCAAGAGTGCCTCCAGCCTGGGAAGCGACGGCTTCAACGAGGTACGGGTGGAGGACGCGGCGGGCGAGGAAGAGGTCTTCACGCACGCTCAGAAGGACGAGGACCTGCTCACCGAGAACGACAAGGACCAGGAGGTGAAGGGGTACGAGGACCTGCTGGTGATGAAGGACCGCAAGCGCACGGTGGAGGGACACCAGACGCTTGCCGTAACGAAGGATGATGTGAGCGTCATCAAAGGCAACCAGACGCTTACCGTGCAAAAGAACCGTGACACCCATACTGCGGAGAGCCACGACGAGTCAGTCGAGGGCAACCAGTCCATGAAGGTGGGCAAGGTGCGCACCCTGAACATTTCCCTGGCGAGGATGGAGAACGTGGGTGCGGCCAAGGCGGTGACCATCGGTGCTGGCTATAGCGTGAATGTCGGCTTGGCCTTCAATGAATCCACCGGAGGCGTGAAGACCCTGGAGGTAGGTGCCGCGCTGAGCGAGTTGGTGGAGGGAGCCCGGCAGGAAGTCGTCGGCAAGGAGCGGCAGCGTAAGGTGGGAGGGGAGGACGCAGAAAGCGTCGATGGCAATCGAACCCTCGTAGTGGGCAAGGACCTTCAGGAACAGGTAGCGGCCAGGACCGAGATGACCGTGAAGGACGCCGCCGCATGGCTGGCGAAGAGGTTCGAGCTGAAGGCGGACACCTTCACCCTCACCGTCAACGGGAAGCTGGCCTTGCGCATCGAGAAGTCCGGCAAGGTCCAGCTCTTCGGCAAGACGGTGACGTTGGAGAGCTGA